In Bacteroidota bacterium, a genomic segment contains:
- the pheA gene encoding prephenate dehydratase — protein MSLENVRKEINSIDEQILELLGRRRGLAREIVKVKDEHKGPIRDTGREEELLARLIKRGRELGLDAHLITRIFHEIISDSIRSQQNILQKSLNPERDGSRRIAYQGVEGAYSQLAAKKFFTESLDKTSFTGYSSFAEVVEAVEEGFADFGMLPVENTTAGSINEVYDLLSRTKLSIIGEEVYRVDHCLVGLGEVPLSSLRRIYSHPQALAQCGRFLSRLPNCATEEFTDTAMAVQLVKEEGDPAQAAIASAEAAKLYGVGILARGIADHPNNFTRFLVVSPAPIQVDARVASKTSIIMATLHQEGALLRALDVLHRARISLTKLESRPKPGSPLEYLFYIDFEGSTSEDRVGKALDELRGATSYLKILGSYPSDFRI, from the coding sequence ATGAGCCTGGAAAACGTTCGGAAAGAAATCAACTCCATCGACGAGCAAATTCTTGAGTTGCTCGGCAGGCGCCGCGGCCTGGCCCGCGAGATCGTCAAGGTCAAGGATGAGCACAAGGGTCCCATCCGGGATACGGGGAGGGAGGAAGAGCTCCTCGCGCGTCTCATCAAACGAGGACGCGAGCTTGGACTCGACGCGCACCTGATCACCAGGATCTTTCACGAGATCATCTCCGACTCGATCCGGTCCCAGCAGAACATCCTCCAGAAGAGCCTCAACCCCGAACGGGACGGGTCGAGGCGCATCGCATACCAGGGCGTCGAGGGGGCTTATAGCCAGCTCGCCGCGAAGAAGTTCTTTACGGAGTCTCTTGACAAGACTTCATTTACCGGATACTCCTCCTTCGCCGAAGTCGTCGAGGCGGTCGAGGAGGGATTCGCCGATTTCGGTATGCTTCCGGTCGAAAACACCACGGCGGGGAGCATCAACGAAGTGTACGATCTCCTCTCCCGGACGAAACTGAGCATCATCGGGGAAGAGGTCTACCGCGTCGACCATTGCCTTGTGGGGCTCGGGGAGGTGCCGCTGTCGTCACTCCGCAGAATCTATTCACACCCCCAGGCGCTCGCACAGTGCGGGAGATTCCTCTCCCGGCTGCCCAATTGCGCCACGGAGGAATTCACCGATACTGCGATGGCCGTTCAGCTGGTCAAGGAAGAGGGCGACCCGGCTCAGGCTGCGATTGCAAGCGCGGAAGCGGCAAAACTCTACGGAGTCGGCATTCTCGCGCGGGGGATTGCGGATCATCCGAACAATTTCACCCGCTTCCTTGTCGTCTCCCCGGCGCCGATCCAGGTGGATGCCCGGGTCGCGAGCAAGACTTCCATTATCATGGCGACGCTCCACCAGGAGGGGGCTCTTTTGCGGGCGCTCGACGTGCTTCACCGGGCCCGCATCAGCCTGACGAAACTCGAATCGCGCCCCAAGCCGGGATCACCGCTCGAATATCTCTTCTATATCGACTTTGAAGGGAGCACCTCGGAGGACCGGGTCGGCAAGGCGCTGGATGAGCTTCGCGGAGCGACGAGCTACCTGAAGATCCTCGGAAGTTATCCGAGCGATTTTCGGATCTGA
- a CDS encoding DMT family transporter, with product MQFLGEISALLTACLWSGSSLSFAAATKRVGSVKVNITRLLLAALALLAIVLIAGLAAPLSNNQLAYLAVSGVIGFAIGDTFLFMAFQRLGARISMLVMSLAPAVAAILAFLMLGEGVSTVGAIGITLTMVGICIVILERSELDGEAPRFHFTSAGIALALVAAAGQGSGLVFAKMAFREGHVNGVLATLVRVLASLVILLPVTLIAGKYKAPVETFRRDSKAFVLTAAGALFGPVFGVICSLVAIQYTTVGIAATLMATTPILMLPLVRMVHKEHLGWRAFTGSFVAVAGVAVLFLR from the coding sequence ATGCAATTCCTCGGTGAAATCAGCGCCCTGCTAACCGCCTGCCTTTGGTCCGGCAGCTCTCTTTCGTTTGCCGCGGCGACCAAGCGGGTCGGTTCGGTCAAGGTCAACATCACACGGTTGCTGCTCGCGGCTCTCGCTCTCCTCGCGATCGTTCTGATTGCCGGGCTCGCCGCCCCGCTTTCCAACAATCAACTTGCCTACCTCGCCGTCAGCGGGGTGATCGGTTTCGCGATCGGAGACACCTTCTTGTTCATGGCATTTCAAAGACTCGGCGCCCGCATTTCGATGCTTGTCATGTCACTCGCGCCGGCTGTGGCAGCGATCCTCGCTTTCCTCATGCTGGGGGAAGGAGTCTCGACTGTCGGCGCAATCGGAATCACATTAACCATGGTTGGAATCTGCATCGTCATTCTGGAGCGCTCCGAACTTGACGGCGAGGCCCCCCGTTTCCATTTCACCTCCGCGGGGATCGCGCTGGCGCTTGTCGCTGCGGCCGGGCAGGGAAGCGGCCTGGTCTTCGCAAAGATGGCGTTCCGGGAAGGGCACGTGAACGGGGTGCTTGCAACGCTTGTTCGCGTCCTTGCGTCGCTCGTCATCCTTCTTCCGGTCACACTGATTGCAGGGAAATACAAGGCGCCGGTCGAGACGTTCCGCCGGGACAGCAAGGCGTTTGTCCTGACCGCGGCGGGAGCTCTTTTCGGCCCGGTGTTCGGCGTGATCTGCAGCCTCGTTGCGATCCAATACACCACTGTCGGCATCGCGGCGACTCTCATGGCTACGACGCCGATCCTGATGCTCCCCCTGGTCCGGATGGTCCACAAGGAACATCTTGGCTGGCGCGCATTTACCGGTTCCTTCGTCGCCGTCGCGGGCGTCGCGGTCCTGTTCCTAAGGTAA
- a CDS encoding proline iminopeptidase-family hydrolase produces the protein MSRKLAIVLCISLCSLLTLPSCHSQDLTPREGFIDVPGGRVWYRIAGTGNRTPLLLLHGGPGAPSYFLKPLAALGDDRPVIFYDQLGCGHSDRPTDTTLWTIDRFIEELKTVREALGLKEVHIFGTSWGTMLAVDYMLTHPAGVRSLILASPALSIPRWVHDADSLKTTLPDSTRSAISRHEADGTYDSPEYQSAMMEYYHRYVSRTNPWTADIESTLAGLGQSVYMTMCGPSEFTVTGSLKDYDRTGRLHEITTPTLFTAGRYDEAIPSTVQYYQSLMPGSRLEIFENSAHLTMQDEPERYVQVVRDFLREIDGR, from the coding sequence ATGTCTCGAAAACTGGCAATCGTTCTTTGCATCTCCCTCTGCTCGCTCCTGACGCTTCCCTCGTGCCACAGCCAGGATCTGACGCCAAGGGAGGGATTCATCGACGTACCCGGAGGACGCGTGTGGTACCGGATCGCGGGGACGGGGAATCGCACACCTTTACTCTTGCTTCACGGAGGCCCCGGCGCACCAAGCTACTTCCTCAAGCCTCTTGCGGCCCTCGGGGATGACCGGCCGGTGATCTTTTACGACCAGCTCGGATGCGGCCATTCGGATCGCCCCACCGACACGACCCTCTGGACGATTGACCGGTTTATCGAGGAGCTTAAAACCGTTCGCGAGGCGCTGGGGTTGAAAGAGGTCCACATCTTCGGGACTTCGTGGGGGACGATGCTGGCAGTCGACTATATGTTGACGCACCCGGCGGGCGTCCGGAGCCTGATTCTCGCGAGTCCCGCGCTCAGCATTCCTCGATGGGTTCATGACGCCGACAGCCTGAAAACGACCCTTCCCGATTCGACCCGATCCGCCATTTCGCGCCACGAAGCCGATGGGACCTACGATTCGCCGGAGTACCAATCGGCGATGATGGAATACTACCATCGCTACGTCTCCCGGACAAACCCCTGGACCGCGGATATCGAAAGTACCCTGGCCGGGCTGGGGCAATCGGTGTACATGACGATGTGCGGCCCGAGCGAGTTTACGGTAACGGGGTCGCTGAAGGATTATGACAGGACCGGCCGCCTGCACGAAATAACCACGCCGACTCTTTTCACGGCGGGCCGGTACGATGAGGCGATTCCTTCCACGGTACAATATTATCAAAGTCTTATGCCCGGATCCAGACTCGAGATCTTCGAGAATAGCGCTCATTTGACCATGCAGGACGAGCCGGAGAGATATGTCCAGGTGGTGCGCGATTTTCTCCGCGAGATTGACGGCCGTTAA
- a CDS encoding FKBP-type peptidyl-prolyl cis-trans isomerase: MKSAALAALCVFLSSCETPKREQAALQTHKDSLSYAIGLDIGRNLRRQAIEIDPAILARGMKDMYDSSGMLMTDSVNRSVTAEFRKRARARHAEEVRLEAEKNMREGEAFLAANKKKEGVVELPSGLQYKVVKTGTGKKPKSGQTVTVRFRGTLLDGTEFDNSDKNPEPSTYSVDAVIKGWMEALRLMPAGSKWVLYIPPSLAFGERGAGQTIPPAATVIFELELLQVK; this comes from the coding sequence ATGAAGTCCGCGGCACTCGCCGCACTGTGCGTTTTTCTTTCCTCCTGCGAGACCCCCAAACGTGAGCAGGCGGCTCTTCAGACTCATAAAGACAGCCTGAGCTATGCGATCGGACTCGACATCGGAAGAAATCTGAGGCGGCAGGCGATCGAGATCGATCCGGCGATTCTCGCCCGCGGGATGAAAGACATGTACGACAGCTCGGGGATGCTCATGACGGATTCCGTCAACCGGTCCGTCACCGCCGAGTTCAGAAAACGGGCGCGGGCCAGGCATGCCGAGGAGGTGCGGCTCGAAGCGGAGAAAAACATGAGGGAGGGCGAGGCGTTCCTTGCTGCGAACAAGAAAAAAGAGGGTGTCGTCGAATTGCCGAGCGGACTGCAGTATAAAGTCGTGAAAACGGGAACGGGGAAGAAACCAAAATCCGGACAGACGGTCACAGTCAGGTTTCGGGGGACGCTGCTCGACGGCACGGAATTCGATAACTCCGACAAGAACCCCGAACCGTCCACGTATTCGGTCGATGCGGTCATCAAAGGCTGGATGGAAGCGCTCCGGTTGATGCCTGCCGGGTCAAAGTGGGTGCTTTACATCCCCCCCTCCCTTGCCTTCGGCGAGCGTGGGGCGGGTCAGACCATCCCTCCCGCCGCCACGGTCATCTTCGAGCTGGAGCTCCTCCAAGTTAAGTAG
- a CDS encoding T9SS type A sorting domain-containing protein: MRFVIPIAFCLTLTGSLASGGTAPRRAIPSKPAADRTPSTSFPAAITLEADSVTSRSARLRALCSPHGTAATAFFEWGRSLEPDTGSVGTDPQTFDHDTGDVVMSETVGPLMPGQTYDFRIWISAGPSYSQWAHGEIRSFTTASDTTALWLAIPLRVTAEGAPGATIRFGVHSYATPCVDPGLGELPLPPRPPEGSMETRFLGRCLGLGSYVDLRPYDAPAQIDTYHVNFLAGGAGYPVTVSWPDLDSLYTGSVKLQTVDETIEMRGSTSYVISNPEIEDIRIIAAGPRPKRLCPSVAVDTVSALASGNARLTATVYPHGLPTTGWFEWGTTDRYGNRTAPQELGDSVGPVMLAADISGLAGHSLYHYRVVAENTAATVAGDDRSFSIPGVSDKELPHAFALHQNYPNPFNPTTQIRYDLPVDATVVIRIFDLPGRQLQTLVSGPQSAGFHSVPFDARDLPSGIYLYRITAGSFTDTRKAVVIR, encoded by the coding sequence ATGCGATTCGTCATCCCGATTGCATTCTGTTTGACCCTCACGGGGTCTCTCGCTTCAGGCGGGACCGCGCCACGGCGAGCGATCCCATCGAAGCCTGCCGCAGATCGAACCCCATCCACTTCTTTTCCGGCGGCAATCACGCTTGAGGCGGATAGCGTCACTTCCAGGTCCGCGCGGCTTCGGGCGTTATGCAGCCCCCATGGTACAGCCGCAACTGCTTTCTTCGAATGGGGGAGATCGCTCGAGCCGGATACAGGCTCGGTTGGCACCGACCCGCAGACATTCGACCATGATACCGGCGACGTGGTCATGTCGGAAACCGTCGGACCGCTCATGCCCGGCCAGACCTATGACTTCCGGATCTGGATTTCGGCCGGCCCCTCATACAGCCAATGGGCCCACGGCGAAATACGAAGCTTCACCACCGCTTCCGACACCACCGCCCTCTGGCTGGCGATCCCTTTGAGAGTCACCGCGGAGGGAGCCCCGGGGGCCACCATCCGGTTCGGTGTGCACTCGTACGCCACCCCTTGCGTCGATCCCGGTCTCGGCGAGTTGCCGCTCCCACCCCGCCCTCCTGAAGGCTCGATGGAAACAAGATTCCTCGGCCGGTGCCTGGGTCTCGGTTCGTATGTCGATTTGCGCCCCTACGACGCTCCGGCGCAGATCGACACCTATCATGTCAATTTCCTTGCGGGGGGAGCCGGATACCCCGTGACGGTCTCGTGGCCTGACCTCGACAGCCTCTACACCGGGTCTGTCAAGTTGCAAACCGTCGACGAGACGATCGAGATGAGAGGTTCCACCTCCTATGTCATTTCAAATCCGGAAATAGAGGACATTCGCATCATCGCGGCCGGTCCCCGGCCGAAGCGATTGTGCCCGTCTGTCGCGGTCGACACCGTCTCGGCTCTCGCGTCGGGAAATGCGCGGCTGACAGCCACCGTTTACCCTCACGGCCTTCCCACAACCGGGTGGTTTGAATGGGGGACGACCGACAGGTACGGGAACCGGACCGCTCCGCAGGAATTGGGCGATTCGGTCGGCCCCGTCATGCTCGCGGCCGACATCTCGGGACTTGCGGGTCATTCTCTCTATCACTACCGGGTTGTCGCGGAGAACACGGCCGCCACGGTCGCCGGCGATGACCGGTCATTCTCGATTCCGGGCGTATCGGACAAAGAGCTGCCGCATGCATTCGCGCTCCATCAGAATTACCCGAACCCCTTCAATCCGACGACGCAGATCCGTTACGATCTCCCGGTGGATGCGACCGTTGTCATCAGAATCTTCGATCTGCCGGGGCGACAGCTCCAGACTCTCGTCTCCGGTCCGCAGAGCGCCGGCTTCCACTCGGTCCCTTTTGACGCACGCGATCTGCCGTCAGGAATCTATCTCTACCGGATCACCGCGGGCAGCTTCACAGACACCAGGAAGGCTGTTGTGATCCGGTGA
- a CDS encoding protein kinase has translation MIGQTISHYKILDKLGEGGMGVVYKAQDLKLDRAVAIKFLPAHLSGSELNKERFLQEAKAAAALNHPNILGIYEINEENGNLYFVMEYVEGKTLKQHITGLKTGTGIPVNQGLEWTAQIAQGLKSAHEKSIVHRDIKPENIMLTRDGTLKIMDFGIAKLKSSSGLTKTGTSLGTLSYMSPEQAQGMAADQRSDLWSLGVVLYEILTADLPFKAEHEAGLLYLIVNENPPVPSLMDRKIPHQIDTLINKMLAKERGQRYQSADEVLTALQDARRAIENTASQAPTKAIAVLPFGNISPDKESDYFSDGLTEELIINLSRLKDIRVVPRTTSMQYKGTTKEVKAIGRELGTRYILAGSVRKFQDNLRIAVELVDVEADAQLWAETYKGKLEDVFDIQEKVSKQIVDALMVKLTPKEQVVLSKRPTLNPQAFDCNLRARDSLYRFTKNSIQTAIELFRKAIEYDGRYADAYAGLSEACAHFYQQFERKDTWLDQAVEAGLKALMYDPSLSEAYSALGLVYLYKKSTDEAVESSRKAIELNPANHAAYWILGRTYLTMDRAREAADLFRKVIELNPDFYAAYGDLILSLDQLGEQEQIKKALAAATEMFPRYLSLHPDDARGHIFFAITLVRSGRIEEGKARASRAIELSPNDPLMFYNAACFYSTVGDKALALESLRNALDSGYEFYEWIKRDPDLDSIRNEPEYLRLMDGK, from the coding sequence ATGATCGGTCAAACTATATCGCATTATAAGATTCTCGACAAGCTCGGCGAGGGCGGAATGGGCGTGGTGTACAAAGCCCAGGACCTGAAACTCGACCGTGCGGTCGCAATAAAGTTCCTCCCCGCTCATCTCTCCGGTTCCGAGCTGAACAAAGAGCGCTTCCTGCAGGAAGCCAAAGCCGCGGCGGCGCTCAATCATCCGAATATTCTCGGGATCTACGAGATCAACGAAGAGAACGGAAATCTCTACTTCGTCATGGAGTATGTCGAGGGAAAGACGCTCAAGCAGCATATCACCGGCCTGAAAACAGGGACGGGAATTCCGGTGAACCAGGGGCTCGAATGGACCGCACAGATTGCGCAGGGGTTGAAGTCGGCCCACGAAAAGAGCATCGTCCACCGCGATATCAAGCCGGAGAACATCATGCTTACGCGGGACGGAACCTTGAAAATCATGGATTTCGGCATCGCCAAGCTCAAGAGCAGCTCCGGTCTGACGAAAACCGGCACCTCCCTGGGAACTCTCTCCTACATGTCACCTGAACAGGCGCAGGGAATGGCTGCAGATCAGCGTTCCGACCTCTGGTCGCTCGGCGTCGTGCTCTACGAGATCCTCACCGCCGATTTGCCGTTCAAGGCCGAGCACGAGGCGGGCCTCCTCTACCTGATCGTCAACGAGAACCCGCCCGTCCCGAGCCTCATGGACCGCAAGATTCCGCATCAGATCGACACCTTGATCAATAAGATGCTGGCCAAGGAACGAGGGCAGCGGTACCAGAGCGCCGATGAAGTGCTCACCGCCCTTCAGGACGCCCGGCGGGCGATCGAGAATACCGCCTCTCAGGCTCCGACAAAGGCGATCGCCGTCCTCCCGTTCGGCAATATCAGTCCGGATAAGGAAAGCGACTACTTCAGCGACGGGCTCACCGAAGAACTGATCATCAATCTCTCCCGGCTCAAAGATATCCGTGTCGTCCCGCGCACTACCTCCATGCAATATAAAGGGACAACCAAGGAAGTAAAGGCGATCGGGAGGGAGCTCGGCACACGCTACATCCTGGCCGGAAGCGTCCGGAAGTTCCAGGACAATCTTCGCATCGCGGTGGAGCTGGTCGATGTCGAGGCCGACGCGCAGCTCTGGGCCGAGACCTACAAGGGAAAGCTCGAGGACGTCTTCGATATCCAGGAGAAGGTCTCGAAGCAAATCGTCGACGCGCTGATGGTGAAGCTTACCCCCAAGGAGCAGGTGGTCCTCTCGAAACGCCCGACGCTCAATCCCCAGGCGTTCGACTGCAACCTGAGAGCGCGCGACTCCCTCTACCGCTTTACCAAGAACAGCATTCAAACGGCCATCGAACTCTTTCGCAAGGCGATCGAATATGACGGGCGGTATGCGGACGCTTATGCGGGACTGAGCGAAGCTTGCGCACACTTCTACCAGCAATTTGAACGGAAAGATACCTGGCTTGATCAGGCGGTCGAGGCCGGACTGAAGGCCCTCATGTATGACCCGTCCCTGTCGGAGGCGTATTCCGCGCTCGGACTGGTCTACCTTTACAAGAAATCCACTGACGAAGCGGTGGAATCGAGCCGGAAGGCGATCGAGCTGAACCCGGCGAACCATGCCGCGTACTGGATACTCGGCCGCACCTACCTCACGATGGACCGCGCGCGCGAAGCCGCCGACCTCTTCAGGAAAGTCATCGAGCTCAACCCTGACTTTTATGCTGCGTATGGCGACCTGATTCTCTCCCTGGACCAACTGGGCGAACAAGAGCAGATCAAGAAGGCCCTCGCGGCAGCGACTGAGATGTTCCCCCGGTACCTCTCCCTTCATCCTGACGATGCGCGCGGGCACATCTTCTTTGCCATTACACTGGTTCGATCTGGAAGGATTGAAGAAGGGAAGGCAAGGGCAAGCAGAGCCATAGAATTAAGCCCCAATGACCCCCTGATGTTCTACAACGCCGCCTGCTTTTACTCCACCGTGGGCGACAAAGCGCTCGCATTGGAGTCCCTCAGGAACGCCCTCGACTCCGGATACGAATTCTACGAATGGATCAAGCGGGATCCCGATCTCGATTCGATCCGCAATGAGCCGGAGTATCTAAGATTGATGGACGGTAAATAA
- a CDS encoding protein kinase → MIGQTISHYKILEKLGEGGMGVVYKALDTKLNRAVALKFLPRRLTADNTEKLRFAQEAQLAATLNHPNICTIYDIAEHDGEMFIAMELVDGQTLREKKGAISFKQAIDIGIQIADGLAAAHDKGIVHRDIKPENIMIRKDGIAQIMDFGLAKLRGNVSRLTKEGSTVGTAGYMSPEQVQGQDADHRSDIFSFGVVLFELFTGQTPFKGVHETALAYEIVNVDAPPMSSVKPEIDPALDAIVMECLEKDPNERTQSVKQVSIDLKRFKRESSRSRASRITAAIPVRKPEPGALLPAPDLPIRRNYLWPAIAGLLTIALAVAGWMLWHTPPVTHPIARFRITLPKDQSISIETHTAIAISPDGSRIAYAANDKLYQKRMEAFDPEPIAGTEDGSSPFFSPDGRWVAFFTASKLKKVAIAGGVPVVLADVQNNRGGTWTTDGTIVYAPGGRGGLFRVRSDGGEAQQITTVDSTQKERTHRWPQCLPDGKNVLFIVGKMESPDYYEDAAIASVNLETGQRKIIMKGASTVAYLPTGHLLYSHSGILFAVPFDAGRLEVTGMSFPVVENIGGDPTTGATDFSVSANGTLAYVPGLANITNRVLAFIDQAGAVSTLAAPVQQYMEPALSPDGRRVAVVIGSGKDEDIWVFDIQSATMSKITFGGPNRTPVWSPDGKRVAYSYNEDGNAKLIIRSADGSGTPDEMKVDYDRTYLTCWSRDGSTLIFTGTRTGVGWDVVSLRLDGDRKPSPILSTKFDESVGSLSPDGKWLAYISNESGRSQVYVRPFPAGSGKWQISTETGEEPRWSGDGKTLFYGTATGLMAASINPTQAFDIGQRRVVLKEFPHLALESSVSFDLAPDGRHFLVTKVQEGNEIFQQIGIVLNWFDEVKAIAAQAK, encoded by the coding sequence ATGATCGGCCAGACGATTTCCCACTATAAGATATTAGAGAAGCTGGGCGAAGGAGGCATGGGCGTGGTGTACAAGGCCCTCGACACCAAGCTCAACCGCGCAGTGGCGCTCAAATTTCTTCCCCGCAGGCTGACGGCGGACAATACCGAAAAGCTGCGATTCGCGCAGGAAGCCCAACTCGCCGCAACGTTGAACCACCCGAACATCTGCACGATCTACGATATAGCCGAACACGACGGCGAAATGTTTATCGCAATGGAGCTGGTCGACGGGCAAACCTTGCGGGAGAAAAAGGGGGCCATCAGCTTCAAGCAGGCGATCGACATCGGCATCCAGATCGCCGACGGCCTGGCGGCGGCGCACGACAAGGGGATCGTCCACCGGGACATCAAGCCGGAAAACATCATGATCCGGAAAGACGGTATCGCACAGATCATGGATTTCGGGCTGGCAAAGCTGCGCGGAAACGTCTCACGGCTGACCAAAGAGGGGAGCACTGTCGGTACGGCCGGATATATGTCCCCTGAACAGGTGCAGGGACAGGATGCCGACCACCGGTCGGACATTTTTTCCTTCGGCGTTGTCCTGTTCGAACTCTTCACCGGCCAGACACCGTTCAAGGGAGTCCATGAGACCGCCCTGGCGTACGAGATCGTGAATGTCGACGCTCCGCCGATGTCATCGGTGAAACCTGAGATTGACCCGGCTCTCGATGCGATTGTCATGGAATGCCTCGAGAAAGATCCCAACGAGCGGACACAGTCGGTTAAACAGGTTTCCATCGATCTGAAACGCTTTAAACGTGAATCGAGCCGCTCGCGAGCCAGCCGGATCACGGCTGCAATCCCGGTGAGAAAGCCTGAGCCCGGGGCTCTGCTCCCGGCACCCGATCTTCCGATCCGGCGAAATTATCTCTGGCCCGCGATAGCAGGACTTCTCACAATCGCCCTGGCCGTGGCCGGGTGGATGCTGTGGCATACGCCGCCGGTCACCCATCCCATCGCACGCTTCCGGATTACGCTGCCGAAGGATCAATCGATAAGCATCGAAACCCATACCGCGATCGCTATTTCGCCCGACGGTTCGCGTATCGCCTACGCCGCCAACGACAAACTCTACCAGAAACGGATGGAGGCTTTTGACCCGGAGCCGATCGCCGGAACGGAGGACGGATCGAGCCCTTTTTTTTCTCCCGACGGGCGGTGGGTCGCATTCTTTACCGCTTCAAAGTTGAAGAAAGTGGCGATCGCCGGGGGCGTTCCGGTCGTCCTGGCTGACGTTCAGAATAACCGCGGGGGGACCTGGACGACGGACGGAACAATCGTTTATGCTCCGGGGGGAAGAGGCGGACTGTTCCGGGTCAGGTCCGACGGGGGTGAGGCGCAACAAATCACCACTGTGGACAGCACGCAGAAAGAACGTACGCACCGCTGGCCGCAGTGCCTTCCTGACGGCAAGAACGTGCTCTTTATCGTGGGCAAGATGGAGAGTCCGGACTACTATGAGGATGCCGCAATCGCATCCGTGAACCTCGAGACCGGTCAACGAAAGATCATCATGAAGGGCGCAAGCACTGTCGCTTACCTGCCGACCGGACACCTCCTCTATTCCCATTCCGGCATCCTGTTCGCGGTTCCTTTCGATGCCGGCCGCCTCGAGGTCACCGGTATGTCGTTTCCGGTCGTCGAGAACATCGGAGGCGATCCCACGACCGGCGCCACCGACTTTTCGGTCTCGGCAAACGGAACTCTTGCCTATGTCCCGGGGCTGGCCAACATCACCAATCGGGTCCTTGCATTCATCGATCAGGCGGGCGCGGTATCGACTCTTGCGGCCCCTGTCCAGCAATACATGGAGCCCGCGTTATCGCCCGACGGCCGGCGCGTGGCTGTCGTGATCGGATCGGGAAAGGATGAGGATATCTGGGTGTTCGACATTCAGAGCGCAACGATGAGCAAGATTACCTTCGGCGGGCCAAACCGGACTCCCGTCTGGTCTCCCGACGGGAAGCGGGTCGCCTACTCGTACAATGAGGACGGCAACGCGAAACTGATCATCCGGTCGGCCGACGGCAGCGGAACGCCCGATGAGATGAAAGTCGATTATGACCGCACGTATCTGACCTGCTGGTCTCGCGACGGCTCGACGCTCATCTTCACCGGAACCAGGACCGGCGTGGGGTGGGATGTCGTCTCTTTGCGGCTCGACGGCGACCGGAAACCATCGCCTATCCTGTCGACGAAGTTTGACGAATCGGTGGGATCACTCTCTCCAGACGGCAAATGGCTTGCGTATATTTCGAACGAAAGCGGTAGATCGCAGGTGTATGTTCGGCCATTCCCCGCAGGAAGCGGTAAATGGCAGATATCGACCGAGACGGGGGAGGAGCCGCGCTGGTCGGGTGACGGAAAGACCCTTTTTTACGGGACCGCAACCGGGTTGATGGCCGCTTCGATCAACCCGACGCAAGCATTCGATATCGGGCAACGCAGAGTTGTGCTCAAAGAATTCCCGCACCTCGCGCTTGAAAGCAGCGTTTCATTTGATCTCGCGCCGGATGGCCGGCATTTTCTGGTTACGAAGGTGCAGGAGGGCAACGAGATTTTCCAGCAGATCGGGATCGTCTTGAACTGGTTCGACGAAGTCAAGGCGATCGCCGCCCAGGCGAAATAA
- a CDS encoding DUF1697 domain-containing protein: MAGRQIALIRGINVGKAKRVAMADLRAVCENLGYKEVRTLLNSGNIVFNSPRTTPAKSAVEIEQALSKRLGVSARVMVLGAKELAGAVEENPLGKVADNPSRLLVTFLMNPADRKLLLPLTKRQWKPEAFAVGSRAAYVWCPEGMLKSPLAEAVGRTLGDAGTTRNWATVLKLHALAGAAE; encoded by the coding sequence GTGGCAGGGAGACAGATAGCCCTCATACGGGGGATCAATGTCGGGAAAGCGAAGCGCGTCGCGATGGCGGACCTGCGGGCGGTCTGCGAGAATCTTGGGTACAAGGAGGTGCGCACATTGCTTAATAGCGGGAATATCGTCTTCAATTCTCCGCGCACAACTCCGGCCAAATCCGCCGTCGAAATCGAACAAGCCCTTTCCAAACGCCTGGGCGTTTCCGCCAGAGTGATGGTTCTGGGCGCGAAGGAACTTGCCGGAGCGGTTGAGGAAAACCCTCTCGGCAAAGTCGCCGACAACCCGTCGCGGCTCCTGGTCACGTTTCTCATGAATCCCGCCGACCGGAAACTTCTGTTGCCGCTGACAAAACGGCAATGGAAACCCGAAGCATTCGCGGTCGGATCGCGAGCGGCATATGTTTGGTGCCCGGAGGGGATGCTCAAGAGCCCCCTGGCCGAAGCTGTCGGCCGGACGTTGGGAGACGCCGGGACCACGCGCAACTGGGCGACGGTGCTCAAACTTCACGCGCTCGCCGGAGCAGCGGAATAG